Proteins encoded by one window of Channa argus isolate prfri chromosome 1, Channa argus male v1.0, whole genome shotgun sequence:
- the cfl1l gene encoding non-muscle cofilin 1-like, producing the protein MASGVKVADEVKDLYNEMKVKKTDADQRERLRLVVFVIKGGYIVPGQIYREKDLEGKDVYQFFLSLLDPKQCSYLLYDCHYSTKESAIKEDLVFVMWAPETAPIKLKMEYAASKDSIKKTMTGIKHELQMNDLADYGTRDNFAEKIGKGVTHVEGLPACGH; encoded by the exons ATG GCATCTGGAGTTAAAGTTGCTGACGAAGTGAAGGACCTCtacaatgaaatgaaagttaAGAAAACTGATGCTGATCAGAGGGAACGTTTAAGATTGGTGGTATTTGTAATCAAAGGTGGTTACATTGTACCCGGACAAATTTACCGGGAAAAAGATCTGGAAGGGAAGGATGTCTACCAGTTCTTTCTGAGTCTGCTGGACCCTAAGCAGTGCAGCTACTTGCTGTATGATTGCCACTATTCAACCAAGGAATCGGCTATCAAAGAAGACCTGGTCTTTGTCATGTG GGCTCCTGAAACTGCacccatcaaattaaaaatggagTACGCTGCCTCAAAAGATTCAATCAAAAAGACCATGACAG GTATCAAACACGAGCTGCAGATGAATGACCTTGCAGATTACGGCACCAGGGATAATTTTGCAGAAAAAATTGGAAAAGGTGTAACCCACGTTGAGGGCCTTCCTGCATGTGGGCATTAA